Proteins from one Triticum aestivum cultivar Chinese Spring chromosome 7A, IWGSC CS RefSeq v2.1, whole genome shotgun sequence genomic window:
- the LOC123154523 gene encoding protein transport protein Sec61 subunit gamma-like encodes MDVVDSVVDPLREFAKDSIRLIKRRHKPNRKGKDQTLAPSHPDPVRFPPSPDLTLIRRAEFPKVAARTATGFVGFFFKLIFIPINNIIVGSG; translated from the coding sequence ATGGACGTTGTCGACTCCGTGGTGGACCCCCTCCGCGAGTTCGCCAAGGACAGCATCCGCCTCATTAAGCGCCGCCACAAGCCCAACCGCAAGGGTAAGGACCAAACACTCGCGCCTTCTCATCCAGATCCGGTTCGTTTTCCTCCTTCGCCAGATCTGACGCTGATTCGGCGCGCAGAGTTCCCCAAGGTGGCGGCACGGACGGCGACCGGGTTCGTCGGCTTCTTCTTCAAGCTCATCTTCATCCCCATCAACAACATCATCGTTGGCTCCGGCTAG